A DNA window from Methanobrevibacter thaueri contains the following coding sequences:
- a CDS encoding GMC family oxidoreductase N-terminal domain-containing protein — protein sequence MFVIVGTGAGGGILARELAKNDFPVTILEKGPYIKLKDALNYYDKYNDSVDLLTTTCIGGATIVSMSNMVRALDSELHDYGIDLSEAYEYVEELVGVHQLDDSHIGKGTQVFLDAGRELGLETLKMPKAIREEDCIQCGKCAFGCPADAKWSGKDFVDEAVEAGATLITEAEVVEVLTENGKACGVKYIKDDQEETIEADKVILCAGAIGSTLILRKTGIAEAGREIFFDPFVSVGGYLKDINFNTEVQMAGLIIGENFVLSPHFSSFIRANIPDDSVKDSDILSIMVKTPDECQGYVDDNGDVVKVNTIQDIRYLAEGTATAGFVLEKAGVDPKTIGSTVYRGAHPGGTAKIGEIVDSNLKTEIENLYVCDASVLPISPGKPPILTILALSKRLADYLKNE from the coding sequence ATGTTTGTAATTGTAGGTACTGGTGCAGGTGGAGGAATTTTAGCTCGTGAACTTGCAAAAAATGATTTTCCAGTAACCATTTTGGAAAAAGGACCTTATATAAAATTAAAAGATGCATTAAACTATTATGATAAATACAATGACTCTGTAGACTTGTTGACTACCACCTGCATTGGTGGGGCAACAATAGTTTCAATGTCCAATATGGTAAGGGCATTGGACAGTGAACTGCATGATTATGGAATTGATTTAAGCGAAGCCTATGAATATGTGGAGGAACTGGTTGGAGTTCATCAACTCGACGACTCCCACATTGGAAAAGGCACACAGGTATTTCTTGATGCAGGCAGGGAATTAGGTCTTGAAACATTGAAGATGCCAAAGGCAATCAGAGAGGAGGACTGCATCCAATGTGGAAAATGTGCATTCGGATGTCCTGCTGATGCAAAATGGTCCGGAAAGGACTTTGTCGATGAGGCAGTCGAAGCCGGTGCCACATTAATCACAGAAGCAGAAGTGGTTGAAGTATTGACAGAAAACGGAAAGGCATGCGGTGTAAAATACATAAAAGATGACCAAGAGGAAACCATTGAAGCCGATAAGGTAATCCTGTGTGCAGGTGCAATAGGCTCAACATTGATTTTGAGAAAAACAGGAATCGCTGAAGCCGGACGTGAAATATTCTTCGATCCGTTCGTCTCCGTTGGAGGATACTTGAAGGACATCAACTTCAACACTGAAGTCCAGATGGCAGGACTCATCATAGGTGAAAACTTTGTGCTGTCTCCTCACTTCTCATCATTCATAAGGGCAAATATTCCTGATGACAGCGTAAAAGACAGCGACATCTTAAGCATAATGGTTAAGACACCTGATGAGTGTCAGGGATATGTTGATGACAATGGGGATGTTGTGAAAGTCAACACAATTCAGGACATAAGGTATTTGGCTGAAGGAACCGCCACTGCGGGTTTTGTTCTGGAAAAAGCGGGAGTTGACCCAAAAACTATAGGCTCAACAGTCTATCGTGGTGCGCATCCTGGTGGAACCGCAAAAATTGGAGAGATAGTGGACAGCAATTTGAAAACAGAAATAGAAAATTTATATGTTTGTGATGCAAGCGTATTGCCAATATCTCCTGGAAAACCACCAATATTAACAATACTTGCATTATCTAAAAGATTAGCTGATTATTTAAAAAATGAATAG
- a CDS encoding TldD/PmbA family protein: MEEYIDLFENIIAKTRQKVDYMDIRFGMGDNTSILMKDGNVDEINTGMSLGARIRVLNNGAWGFAYTTDLSKIDEITETALKLSKSLKGDVKLSESEIIKDKIEVDVKIPFKDVSIEEKKDIMKEVNDAATIDKVNSTTVSYSDSEVNELFMNSEGSEIQVKTDRVRMALNASATDGEIIQFGHGSLGGVKGFEVISEVDIEEFGRNIGEKAVRLLDAKPAPSGQFPVIADPELTGVLIHEALGHATEGDLILQNDSILKGKIGEKIASDIVNIFDDASRKDGFGYYPYDVEGVKTKPNQLVKNGELISLLNSRETASKLGMESSGNARSIIADQPIVRMSNTYLQPGDNTFEELIEDLPNGMYLKGSRGGQVDTGKGIFQFNAAEGYLIENGEITTPLRDVSLSGNILETLKNIDAIGNDFKLSVGFCGKDGQTAPVGDGGPHTRILNALVGGMG; this comes from the coding sequence ATGGAAGAATACATTGATTTATTCGAAAATATTATTGCAAAAACCCGCCAAAAAGTAGATTACATGGATATTAGATTTGGAATGGGAGACAATACATCCATATTAATGAAAGATGGAAATGTAGATGAAATCAACACCGGAATGAGCTTAGGAGCAAGAATAAGAGTGTTGAACAATGGAGCATGGGGTTTTGCATACACAACAGACTTATCAAAAATTGATGAAATAACTGAAACCGCTTTAAAATTATCAAAATCACTTAAAGGAGATGTGAAATTAAGTGAAAGTGAAATCATTAAGGATAAAATAGAGGTTGACGTTAAGATACCTTTTAAGGACGTGTCCATTGAAGAGAAAAAGGACATCATGAAGGAAGTGAACGATGCCGCCACAATCGATAAGGTCAACAGTACAACCGTCAGCTACTCAGACAGTGAAGTTAACGAACTTTTCATGAACAGCGAAGGCAGTGAAATCCAAGTTAAAACCGACAGAGTCAGGATGGCATTGAACGCATCTGCAACCGATGGTGAAATAATCCAATTCGGACATGGAAGCCTTGGAGGAGTCAAAGGATTTGAAGTCATCTCAGAAGTGGATATTGAGGAATTCGGAAGAAACATCGGTGAAAAGGCAGTCAGACTGCTTGACGCAAAGCCTGCACCTTCAGGACAGTTTCCAGTAATAGCTGACCCTGAACTGACTGGAGTGTTGATTCACGAGGCATTGGGCCATGCAACAGAAGGCGATCTGATTCTTCAAAACGATTCAATCCTGAAAGGCAAGATCGGTGAAAAGATTGCCTCAGACATTGTCAACATCTTTGATGATGCAAGCAGAAAGGACGGATTCGGATATTACCCATACGATGTTGAAGGGGTTAAAACCAAACCGAACCAGCTTGTCAAGAATGGAGAACTGATTTCCCTATTGAATTCCAGGGAAACCGCTTCAAAATTAGGCATGGAATCTTCCGGAAATGCAAGGTCAATAATTGCAGACCAACCAATAGTAAGGATGAGCAACACCTATCTGCAACCTGGAGACAACACCTTTGAGGAACTGATTGAAGACTTGCCTAATGGAATGTACCTTAAAGGTTCAAGAGGAGGACAAGTAGACACGGGAAAAGGCATTTTCCAATTTAACGCTGCTGAAGGTTACTTAATTGAAAATGGAGAAATCACAACACCCTTAAGAGATGTATCATTATCAGGAAACATCTTAGAAACATTGAAAAACATTGACGCAATAGGCAATGACTTTAAATTGAGTGTTGGATTTTGTGGAAAAGATGGTCAGACCGCTCCAGTAGGCGATGGAGGACCACACACAAGAATATTGAATGCACTAGTAGGAGGAATGGGTTAA
- a CDS encoding TIGR00296 family protein, translating into MISDRAGEFLVNLSKETIKYYLDNGKIMVKPTDYPIELDEELGVFVTLNKNSNLRGCIGYAEPIKPAIDATMEVALAAAFNDPRFPEVSDKEFENLEFEVTVLTKPEIIEVAHPDQYFDEIEIGRDGLIIQKGYARGLLLPQVAVENMFSIEEFLDHTCMKAGISADSWMDESCDVFKFQGQIFK; encoded by the coding sequence ATGATTAGTGACAGAGCTGGAGAGTTCCTGGTTAACTTATCCAAGGAGACAATAAAATATTATTTAGATAACGGCAAGATTATGGTTAAGCCTACTGACTATCCAATAGAATTGGATGAGGAATTAGGAGTATTCGTAACTTTAAATAAAAATAGCAATTTAAGAGGATGTATCGGATATGCGGAACCTATCAAACCTGCAATTGATGCCACAATGGAAGTTGCACTGGCTGCCGCATTCAATGATCCGAGATTTCCAGAAGTTAGTGACAAGGAATTCGAGAACCTTGAGTTTGAAGTGACAGTATTGACAAAACCTGAAATTATAGAGGTGGCACATCCCGACCAATACTTCGATGAGATAGAAATAGGCCGTGACGGCTTGATTATTCAAAAGGGTTATGCAAGAGGATTGCTTCTCCCACAAGTGGCAGTTGAAAACATGTTCAGCATCGAAGAGTTTCTGGACCATACCTGCATGAAAGCGGGAATCAGTGCAGACAGCTGGATGGATGAAAGCTGTGATGTGTTTAAATTCCAAGGACAAATATTTAAATAG